The region GGACCTGGACCACATCGAGGAGGAGCTCGGCATAGGCGTGAGGAACGGCGAGCACCGGCGCAACCTCGTCGTGCGCGGCCTCGACCTCTCCGCCCTGCGCCGCAGGCGCTTCCGCGTCGGGGAGGCGGTGCTCGAGTACGACCGCCCGCGCCCCCCGTGCCGCCACGTCCAGGACCTCTCCGAGCCGGGGATGACCCGCGCCCTGAAGGGCCGCGGCGGCATCTGCGCCCGCGTCGTCCAGGCCGGAAAGATACGGGCCGGCGATTCGGTGGAGCCGCTCGACTAGCCCCCCGGGACGGGCGGCACCGGCACCCGGCCCTCCTCCGCCGCGAGCGCGAGCACCACGATGGCCTCGGTCCAGCCCAGAGGGGCCGCGGAGCCCGGCCTTCCGGCGGGCCCAACCTTCTCGGGGAAAGCCCCGAGCGCCGTGCGGTGGGCGGCCAGCCACCCGAGCCACCGGTCCGCCTCCTCCCCGCGGCCGGAGGCCGCCGCCGAGAGCATGAAGAGCGCCGTCGCGGGGGTCCAGGCCACCCCGCGCCCGGCGGGCCAGCGCTCGCCGGGCACGATCCCGCCGCTCTCCGCCCGCAGCCGGAGCGCGGACTCCTCGACGGCCCGCCGCACGCCCTCCTCGGGCGGGGCGAAGGGCGGGGCGAGGAAGTTGACCGCCGCGTCGGCCCCGCTGCCGGGGGCGGTGGTGCGGGGGTAGCCGCGCGGCGCGAACTCGCGCCCTATCGCCGCGTCCAGCCGGGCGGCGGCCCGGGCGTAGCGCCGGGCCTCGCGGCGGTGCCCCAGGCCGCGGGCGACGTCCGCCGCGGCCCGCAGCCCGGCCCGCAGGGGGGCCGCGGTGCCAAGGTTGGGGTAGAGGGTCTCCCTCTCCCAGTAGTCCGCTCCGGCGGGGGGGAGCCCGTCCGGCCCCAGGGAGCCCGCCGCGGCGTCGGCCGCCCGCCGGGCGGCGGGCCAGAGCTCGCGAGCGTCCCCCCACCGGTCCCCGGTGCGCGTGTGGAGCCAGAGGGACCACAGAAA is a window of Rubrobacter xylanophilus DSM 9941 DNA encoding:
- a CDS encoding MOSC domain-containing protein, with protein sequence MDGFPEEVRVKGVVEEIYVTDRGSAPMRRVPEVETVAGCGIRGDRYCEGTGYWTAYGDVCEITLISAEDLDHIEEELGIGVRNGEHRRNLVVRGLDLSALRRRRFRVGEAVLEYDRPRPPCRHVQDLSEPGMTRALKGRGGICARVVQAGKIRAGDSVEPLD